The stretch of DNA GCGCGGCACTCGCCTCGGCCGACTCGATGCGGCAGGCCGTCGACGATGTCAACCAGCTGATCCGCGGCAGGCTCGTCGTCGGGATGGTCACCGCGTGCACGATCAAGCCGCTGTTCGACGCGCTGTCCGCGTTCCACGTCGCGCACCCCGGGATCGAGATCACGCTGACGGAGGACAGCTCCGACCGGCTCGTCGACCGCGTCCGCGCCGGTGCGATCGATCTCGCGCTCGTCGCCACCTCGACCGCCCCGCCGGACGGACTGGACGCCTACCCGATCATCAGCGAGGGGCTGGTCGCCGCCGTGGCGCCGGACCACCCGCTGGCGGGGCGGTCGCGCGTCACGCTGGCCGAACTCGGCGACCATTCGATCGTATGTATGCCGACCGGAACGGGTATCCGGACAGTGTTCGACGAGGCGTGTGCGGCCGCCGGTCTGCGTCCCGGCATCGCCCTGCAGGCGAGCGCGCCGGACGCCGTCGCCGACCTCGCGATCCGCGGGCTGGGAGTCGCGATCCTCAGCGAGTCGATGGCCACGGACTACCGGGGCCGGTTGACGGCGGTCGCGCTCGACGGCGTCGACATCCCCGCCGTCCTCGCGCTGGTCTGGAAG from Rhodococcus opacus B4 encodes:
- a CDS encoding LysR family transcriptional regulator, which produces MELRQLEYFVAVAEEANFTRAAERVHISQSGISAQIRQLEHDLGATLIDRSSRTATLTAAGEAALRHARAALASADSMRQAVDDVNQLIRGRLVVGMVTACTIKPLFDALSAFHVAHPGIEITLTEDSSDRLVDRVRAGAIDLALVATSTAPPDGLDAYPIISEGLVAAVAPDHPLAGRSRVTLAELGDHSIVCMPTGTGIRTVFDEACAAAGLRPGIALQASAPDAVADLAIRGLGVAILSESMATDYRGRLTAVALDGVDIPAVLALVWKSVGGPALRELVRHTRRSFGELQTEPAR